agtctcactgtcgcccaggctggagtgcagtggcacgatctcggctcactgcaggctccgtcccccggggttcacgccattctcctgcctcagcctcccgagtagctgggactacaggcgccgccacctcgcccggctaattttttgtatttttagtagagacgggtttccactgtgttagccaggatggtctcgatctcctgacctcgtgatccgcccgcctcggcctcccaaagtgctgggattacaggcgtgagccaccgcgcccggcccttttttgttttgttttgttttgagatggagtttccgtcttgttgcccaggctggagtgcaatggcatgaacttggctcatcgcaacctctggcccccgggttcaagttgtcctcctgcctcagcctctggagtagctgggattacaggcatacgccatcacgcccagctaattttgtatttttagtagagacagggtttttccaagttggtcaggctgctcaggaactcccgacctcaggtgacctgcctgcctcagcctcccaaagtgctgggattacaggtgtgagccaccgtgcccggccgtgccatttttttttttaaacagctgtaaaaatattttattttctggaaagtattccattttatagatataccATAATTAATTACACCAGTGTCTTCTTGAGGGACATCAGGttgtttcttatattttgctGCTACAAAGATGCTTCATTGAGTTGCCTTATAATTTCCCTCATTTCACACATGTGGGAGTCAGTCTGTAAAGTAAATTCTTAGTAGTGTAATTGCTGGGTCAGAATATCAGATCAAAATGTACTGATTCCAAATATGCAAGGAAGATATCAGACAAGCTCAAATTGAGggacattttgtaaaatatttgactcttcaaaactgtcaagattaggaaaaagaaagacaaactcACGGACTCAaggagactaaggagacatgatgactaaatgcaatgtggtatctTGGATTGgacccagaaacagaaaaaaggggCAAAGTCTAGAgcttagttaataataatgtggcAACGTTGGTCCCTTGGTCTTGACAAATGTCCCATGTTAATATATGATGTTAACATTGGGAAACTGGGTGAGGGGTGTTTGGGAACTGTGTTCTGTCTTCCACTTTTCTGAAAATCTAAAACTAGTCTaaaagatttattcttttttaaaagggagatttttttttttttttgagacggagtctcgctctgtcacccaggctggagtgcagtggcgcgatctcggctcactgcaaattccgcctcccaggttcacgccattctcctgcctcagcctcctgagtagctgggactacaggcacctgccaccacgcccggctatttttttgtatttttagtagagacacggtttcaccgtgttatccaggatggtctcgatctcctgacctggtgatctgcccgcctcagcctcccaaagtgctgggattacaggcgtgagccactaagcccGGCCTTTAAAAGGGagattgaggccaggtgtggtggcttacgcctgtaatcccagcactttgggaggccaagacaggcagatcacctgaggtcaggagttcgagaccagcctggccgacatggagaACCCCTGTCtcaactataaatacaaaaaaattagccaggcttggtggtggacgcctgtaatcccagctactcaggagactgaggcaggagaattgcttgaacccgggaggtggaggttgcagtgagccaagatcacgccactgcactccagcctgagcgactgagcaagactccgtctcaaaaaaataaataaataaaataaaaaagggcaTTAGTGGACAACTGGTAAAGTCTGAATAAAGCCTGTAGTAGAGTTAATAGTGTTGTACCAATGTTAAGACCTGATTTttagccaggcgcgatggctcatgcctgtaatcccagcactttgggaggccgaggcaggcggatcacaaggtcaggagatcgagaccatcctggctaacatggtgaaaccccgtctctactaaaaatacaaaaaaaatcagccgggcatggtggcaggtgcctgtagtcccagctactcgggaggctgaggcaggagaatggcgtgaacccaggaggcggagcttgcagtgagccaagatcgtgccactgcactccagcctgggcgacggagccagattccgtctcaaaaaaaaaaaaaagaccttatttttgacaaatgccCCATAGTTATGTGAGACGTTAACATTTGGGGAATCTGTGTGAAAGGTAGGTAGGATGTCTCTGTACTGTCTTTAGCTTTCCTATAAAAGCCAAAAtgtagttgggcatggtggctcatgcctgtaatcccagagctttgggaggccgaggtgagtggatcatctgaggtcaggagttcgagatcagcctggccaacatggtgaaaccctgtctctactaaaaatacaaaaattagccgggcatggtggcacgcgcctgtagtctcagttaattgggaggctgaggcaggagatttgcgtgaacctgggaggtggaggttgcagtgagctgagatcacgccactgcactccagcctgggtgacaaagtgagactccgtctcaatttaaaaaaaaactaaaattaataaatttgttgaaataaattttctaaaattattccaaaattgaaagcatttttaataaagaaatatgtatttataatgttAAAGATGCTCACAAATCGCCCACTGGAGGGCATaatcaaaaagtaaaagaaaagactgggggcggtggctcacacctgtaatcccagcacttgagaggctgaggcaagcggatcacttcaggtcaggagtttgagaccagcctggccaacatagtgaaaccctgtctctactaaaaatacaaaaaagttagctgggcgtggtagcaggtgcctttaatccccactactcgggaggctgaggcaggagaatcgcttgaacccgggaggcggaggttgcagtgagctgagatcgcgtcattgcactccagcctgggcaacaagagtgaaactccgtgtcaacaacaacaacaaaagtaaaagaaaagataaaagagtgCAACTCCATTGTTGATGCTACAGCTATTCCTATGCTAAAGCTATAGCACCAACAGCTGGCAAACCACCTCCTCCCTTAATGACAGAAAggtttttttctactttgatgATATGTTAAATCATCATTagcaacataatttttaaattaattttttctaagctctttcatatatataaattgtatatatatgtgtgtgtatatatatacatatacatatatggatgTCATATCgtaattttgcagatgaaaaaatcCTGAAGCTCAGAAGTTAAAGGACTTGGTCACAGAGATCATTCATGGTAAAGAACAAACTGATCCTTCATGTTTTGACTTTGGAACAATATTCTAAGAATCCATGTGGGACTGAATGAGAATACCTACTAAAGAAGTTCATTGAGCTGGGAAGGAATGCTGTGTGAACAGGCTAATGACGCTACATCAGTGGCTTTTAACTGGGGAAGTTTTGCCTCCAGAGGACATTTGGCATTatctggagacttttttttttttttttttttacaatttttacaaTAGGGATGGGGCTTGCTACCGGGATTTAGTGGGTAGAAACCAGGGATACTGTTAAACATTCTGCAATGCATAGGATGCATAGGAtagcccccacaacaaagaattatccagccctaAATGTCAGCAGTGCCAAGGTGGAGAAACCCTGCTATGCATCTTATTTCACAAAGCACttgttttccttaaaatatatatatgtgtgtgtgtatatgtgtgtgtgtgtgtatattttgtgtgtgtgtgtgtgtgtgtgacaaagtctcactctgttgcccaggctggagtgcagtggtgcgatcttggctcactgcaacctctgcctcctgtgttcaagcaattctcatgcctcagcctcctgagtagctggggttatagacatgtgccaccatgcttgcctaatttttgtatttttagtagacacaggttttcatcatgttggctaggctggtcttgaactcctggcttcaagtgacccttccacctcggcctctcaaagtgctggcaattataggtgtgagccactgtgcctagtcttctttttaaaactttttttttacacggaatttcactcttgtcgcccacactggagtgcaatggcgtgatctcagctcactgcaacctccgcctcccaggttcaagcgattcccctgcctcagcctctggagtagctgggattacagatgtgcaccaccacgcccagataattttttttttgtattattagtagagacagggttttaccatgttggccaggctagtcttgaactcctgccctcaggtgttccacccgcctcggcctcctaaagtggtgggattacaggcacaagccactgcgcccagcctaaaacatttttttttttttgagatggagtctcgctctgtcgcccaggctggagtgcagtggtgtgatctcagttcactgcaagctctgtctcccgggttcatgccattctcctgcctcagcctcccaagtagctgggactacaggtgcccgccaccatgcctggctaattttttgtatttttagtagagacagggtttcaccgtgttagccaggatggtgtcgatctcctgaccttgtgatccacccaccacagcctcccaaagtgctgggattacaggtctgagccactgtgcccagcctgaaacttttttttaagaagaatagagagcactgggcatggtggctcacacctgtaatcccagaactttgggaggccgaggcaggaggattgcttgagcccaggagttcaaagccagcctgggcaacatagtgagaccccatctctaaaaaatttatggccgggtgcagtggctcacgcctgtaatcccagcactttgggaggccgaggcaggtgggtcacgaggtcaggagatcgagaccatcctggctaacacggtgaaaccccgtctctactaaaaatacaaaaaaaattagccgagcgtggtggtgggtgcctgtagtcccagctgctcgggaggctgaggcaggagaatggcatgaacttgggaggtggaggttgcagtgagccgagatcgcgccactgcactccagcctgggcgacagagcaagactccgtctcaaaaaaaaaaaaaaaaaaatttataattagctgagtgtagtggcacatacctgtggtctcagctatttgagagtctgaggcaggaggactgcttaaccttgggaggtcaaggctgcagtgagccatgatctacACTCCATCTttgacaacacagtgagactctgtctcaaaaaaaaaaaaagaatagggccaggcacagtggttcatgcctgtaatcccagcactttgggaggccaaggtgggcagatctctggaggtcaggagttcaaaaccagcctggccaacatggtgaaaccacatctctactaaaaatacaaaaattagccagagaattgcttgagcccgggaggcggaggttgcagtgagtcgagatcacgtcattgcactccatcctggatgacagagcaagactgtctcaaaacaattttttttctgtctacatCTTCTGTAGTCCACTGATTAACAAATTGGAAAGTACAAATaagaatagttttaaaatgtcCACCTTTTCCTTGGTGCTATGAACTAGTCCCCGACTGTAATTTTTACTGAGTAAATGAAgctttgtggctcacacctgtaatcccagcactttaagaggataaggcaggaggagcacttgaggccaggagttcgagaccagcctgagcaacaaagtgagatccctgtctctaccaaaaatttttttaaaaattagccaggcatggcagcatgtacgtatagtttcagctacttgggaggctgaggcaggaagatcacttgagcccaggaggttgagtctgcagtaagctgtgatcacaccactgcactccagcctgggtaacagagcagaaaaatgcataaagcactcaaaatgcataaagcactcaaaatgtAATGTATTACTATTAGGAAGGATGAGTTATTGACTAATTATATAACATAGCTCTAggtgtgttctttttttctttttttttttaaagagatggggtcggCCGGgtacattggctcacgcctgtaatcccagcactttgggagtctgaggcgggcagatcacgaggtcaggagatcaaaacacagtgaagccccatctctactaaaaatacaaaaaattagctgagcgtggtggcatgtgcctgtagtccgagctactggggaggctgaggcaggagaatagcttgaatctgggaggtggaggtttcagtgagctgagattgtgccactgccctccagcctgggtgagcagggtgagactctgtctcaaaaaaaaaaaaaaaaaaaaaagagatggggtcctgctctgtcgccaaggccgGGGTATAATGGCACAATTTGCAGCCTTGctctcctggactcaggtgatcctcccacctctccctccaacgtagctgggactacaggtgcacaccaccatgcccagctaatttttaaatttttttatggaaatgaggtctcactatgttgtccaggctggtcttgaactcctgggctcaagtgatcctccacctcagcctcccaaatctctgggattacaggagtgagccaccatgccagacctCTAAAGTGTTCTTGATAACCCCCTTTGTAATGACATTAGCACCTTTTTACCTTCTTGCAGTTGGAAGTACAAAACACTTAACCATTTCCATAATCATTTCTGTTAAATATTTCTCAAGTAATGTGAAAGACTTTGATTCCTATTCTGTTTGATTTCTAAGGAAAGAATCATCCTGTCTTTGTATaactttgatattttttcttgttttacttgCAGACTATCAAGATCTCCACTTAGGGAAGTGGGAATCTTATTTGCGGAACATTGGGCAGAAGCTTTGCCATTGGCTGGGGAAGCAGGAGGCAGAATGTCTGCATTGTTACACCATACAGCTCAAACTTCAGAAGACTTTGGGTTAAGCAGTTATCATTAGTCTGCAAATGATCGTGTTTTCACCTGATCATTAGAAACTAATGAAACACCTTTTAGGTCTTATGAATTCAGGTTACACTGTTTTCCAGATGCCTTGGCAGCTGGTACAGGTAGGATTGGGCTGGGTTTTGTGGGGAATGATGGAAGGGAAAAAACTCATCTTTCAtgttctctaattcttttttttttttttttttttgagacggagtcttgctctgtcgcccgggctggagtgcagtggcgcaatctcggctcactgcaagctccgcctcccaggttcacgccattctcctgcctcagcctctccgagtagctggaactacaggcgcccgccaccgtgcccggctaattttttgtattttttagtagagacggtttcactgtggtctcgatctcctgacctcgtgatccgcctgcctcggcctcccaaagtgctgggattacaagtgtgagccactgcgcccggccttatgtTCTCTAATTCTTGCTGAAGTTAAACATCTGGGCATGTAAAGATTAGGTTAACTAACTTCCATTGTTATATAGAACAGTGTTAAATCTGGAGAAATGCTTTGATtattaggatttaaaaaaataggtatgAAAGGCAGTTTCCTCCACTTTCATTTTGTTTGTGGgtttaaatttatgttgttttgtgGTACAGTTTAAAAATAGTGGatagcagccaggcacggtggttcacaccagtaatcccagcactttgggaagccgaggcaggtggatcacaaggtcaggagttcaaggccagcctggcccacatggtcaaaccccgtctctactaaaaatacaaaaattagctgggcgtggtggcgggtgcctataatcccagttatttgggaggctgaggcaggagaatcgcttgaacccaggaggcggaggttgcagtgagccgagatcacgtcactgcactccagcctgggcgacagagcgagactccgtctaaaaaaaaaaaatagtagatagcttttttatattttgctttctgtACTAAATATAAgtgattttaactttttgtgtgtGAAGGTATACTCATACTGTTGGGTGTATTATCTTTTGTAGAGCCTCTGAAAAATGGAACCAAATTCTCTGAGGACTAAAGTCCCAGCTTTCTTATCTGATTTGGGGAAGGCCACATTGAGGGGAATCAGAAAGTGTCCCCGATGTGGCACATACAATGGAACCCGGGGACTAAGCTGTAAGAACAAGACATGTGGAACCATATTCCGCTATGGTGCACGCAAGCAGCCTAGTGTTGAAGCTGTCAAAATCATTACAGGCTCTGATCTTCAGGTCTACTCAGTGCGGCAAAGAGACCGGGGCCCTGATTACCGATGCTTTGTGGAGCTCGGGGTTTCAGAGACGACAATCCAGACAGTGGATGGGACGATCATCACTCAGCTGAGCTCTGGGCGGTGTTATGTCCCCTCATGCCTGAAAGCTGCCACTCAAGGCGTTGTGGAAAACCAGTGCCAGCACATCAAGCTGGCAGTGAACTGCCAGGCAGAGGCCACCCCTCTGACCCTGAAGAGCTCGGTCCTGAATGCAATGCAGGCCTCCCCGGAAACCAAACAGACCATCTGGCAGTTGGCCACAGAACCCACAGGTCCTCTGGTGCAGAGAATTACTAAAAACATCTTAGTGGTGAAATGCAAGGCAAGCCAGAAGCACAGTTTGGGATATTTGCATACATCTTTTGTGCAGAAAATCAGTGCCAAAAGCTTGCCTGAGCGCCGCTTCTTCTGCTCCTGTCAGACTCTGAAATCGCACAAGTCAAATGCCTCCAAGGATGAGACAGCCCAGAGATGCATTCATTTCTTTGCTTGCATCTGTGCCTTTGCCAGTGACGAGACACTGGCTCAGGAATTCTCAGACTTCCTAAATTTTGATTCCAGCGGTAGGTGGTGTGGTTAATATGGTTattatgtttttctaaaattgCAGTGAAAGAGTTCCACTGATGCATTTGGAGATTGTCTTAGCAACCTTCAGCCTTCAGAAACAGTTGCTAGATAATTCAAATGAAAagtgttccttctttttttttttttttttttgagataaggtctcactttgttgcccaggctagagtgcagtggcctgatcacagctcacagcaggcttgacctcccaggctcagatcctcccacctcagtccccgcagatagctaggaccacaggcacgtgccaccatgcctggctaatttttaaaattttttgcagagatagggtcttactttgttgcccaggctggtcttgaactcctgggccgaagcagtcctcctgcctcaacctcccaaagtgctgggattacaggtgtgagccgccacacctggttGCATTCCTTCTTTCAGTCCCAGTCAGCACACTTGCATAAAGGTGGTTGGTTGGTTGAAATTAATGATCAAGAGACAgaatctcttgattttttttttttttctttttgagacagaatctcactccatcacccacgctggagtgcagtagcacaaccttggctcactgcaacctctgcctcccgggttcaaggaatcctcatgcctcagtctcccaagtagctgggattacaggcgcctgccaccatgcctcactgatttttgtatttttagtagagacagggtttctccatgttggccaggctggtctcaaactcctggcctcaggtaatctgcctgcctcagcctcccaaagtgctgggattacaggtgtgagccaccgcgcccagtctaaaggaacttatttatttatttatatatttattgagatggagtctcactctgtcgcccaggctggaatgcaatggctcaatctcggctcactgcaatctccacctcctaggttcaagcgcttttcctgcctcagcctcctgagtagctgggactacaggcgtgtgccaccatgcctggctaatttctgtatttttagtagagatggggtttcactgtgttagccaggatggtctcgacctcctgacctcgtgatccacccgccttggcctcccaacgtgctgggattacagacgtgagccaccacaccaggcccaagGAACTTATTTTAAAGCAAGCAATCACtccataattttgtttttgtttttgtttttggtttgtgtttttgagacagggtctgcctctgtcgcccaggctggcatgcagtgacaTAATCACGGGCCATTACAGCCTTgaccctcctgggctaaagtgatcctcccacttcagcctctcgagtagctgggaccacaggcgtgctaattttttattttttgtagagatggagtctgcctatgttgcccagactgggatAATTCGTTTgggggatttttaaaaagaaattaactttttgggccgggcgcggtggctcacgtctgtaatcccagcactttgggaggccaaggcgggcggatcacgaggtcaggaggtcgagaccatcctggctaacacagtgaaaccccgtctctactaagaatacaaaaaaaattagccgagcgaggtggcgggtgcctgtagtcccagctacttgggaggctgaggcaggagaatggcgtgaaccctggggggcggagcctgcagtgagccgagatcgcgcgccactgcgctccagcctgggcgacagcgagactctgtctcaaaaaaaaaaaagaaattagcttttTGCTACATAGAGGCCCATACTCATACTTACCCTTGGATAGGATTAATAATTCCGAAATCTTCTGTTTTTTAGGTCTTAAAGAGATTATTGTACCCCAGTTAGGTTGCCATTCAGAATCAACAGTATCTGCTTGTGAGTCTACTGCCTCTAAgtcaaagaagaggagaaaggatgAAGTATCTGGTAAGAGTCTGGTTGGCTGGTTTGGTGGTATTGTCTTTAGAGATTGTTTTACTGCGTTTTATGTCTTTGACTGAACCTCAGCaattataagaaaatactatattttattttatttttatttaaataaagagacaggggtcttaccctcttgcccaggctggcctcgaactccaggccgtaagtgattctcccatcttggcctcccagagtgctggaattataggtgtgagctatcacacctggccaagaaatattatgtttttgttcttatgagtttttttcctgagaaaagtTTTACTCTCCATTGATGATTCTTTTTCAAGTTAAGCTAAAAGTTTGATCCCTTAGCCAAAAATAAGATCCAACCAAATTCTACTTTTACTGTATATGTTTGTACTTCCCTTAAACAGATTAATCTTATACCTTAATCTGCCTTAGGATAGTATTATGAAGTTTTCATCCATagagtgtttaaaaaaattttgtgacAATGGTTATATTCCTCACACTAATTTAGAAATGTAGgttattgtcttcattttcagtatatggagacacacacacacacacacatttttttctttttttttttttgagatggagtcttgctctgtcacccagg
The window above is part of the Symphalangus syndactylus isolate Jambi chromosome 14, NHGRI_mSymSyn1-v2.1_pri, whole genome shotgun sequence genome. Proteins encoded here:
- the C14H2orf42 gene encoding uncharacterized protein C2orf42 homolog, coding for MEPNSLRTKVPAFLSDLGKATLRGIRKCPRCGTYNGTRGLSCKNKTCGTIFRYGARKQPSVEAVKIITGSDLQVYSVRQRDRGPDYRCFVELGVSETTIQTVDGTIITQLSSGRCYVPSCLKAATQGVVENQCQHIKLAVNCQAEATPLTLKSSVLNAMQASPETKQTIWQLATEPTGPLVQRITKNILVVKCKASQKHSLGYLHTSFVQKISAKSLPERRFFCSCQTLKSHKSNASKDETAQRCIHFFACICAFASDETLAQEFSDFLNFDSSGLKEIIVPQLGCHSESTVSACESTASKSKKRRKDEVSGAQMNSSLLPQDAVSSNLRKSGLKKPVVASSLKRQACGQLLDEAQVTLSFQDWLASVTERIHQTMHYQFDGKPEPLVFHIPQSFFDALQQRISIGSAKKRLPNSTTAFVRKDALPLGTFSKYTWHITNILQVKQILDTPEMPLEITRSFIQNRDGTYELFKCPKVEVESIAETYGRIEKQPVLRPLELKTFLKVGNTSPDQKEPTPFIIEWIPDILPQSKIGELRIKFEYGHHRNGHVAEYQDQRPSLDQPLELAPLTTITFP